The DNA window TTTTCAGTTCCATCCAAAGGATTAATAATTCCTGGAACAAGCTCGCCAAAAGACAAATGATCTATTCTGTGAGAAAAGTtgtaagctaaaaaaaaaaaaaaaagaggcaaagaaaTTATATTACTCTTAAAAGTGATGTGCTACAATGATTTTACATTCTCACCTTCTGTCAAAATCATCTAAAATTTGCAAGTTTAATAATACTTAAAACAACATGTTAAGAAAAATAGATTTGAGAAGTGTACAGTGAGTAGAATGCTGCCTCAAATCTTATatacaaattaatttttatgcAATGTTTCATCTAATCCTTATGCGCAAAATATACAACCTTCTTGATTCTAAACATTGTACAAAAACAAGACCATGCCAACAGAACACCTAGGATAATGTTGGTCAAATAATAAAAGTGATcacagatatttttaaaacacaccATTACTATGACcaactgatttttatataatattttgttCTCTGAAGGTAAGTTTAAGAAAACTTATTACTTGGAACAGCAGTACgaatttataatcccagcactggaaggcagacacaggaggatcaggTGTTCCAGGTCACCTGAGGCTATGCCCACAGGCTACATGAAAACATGTTCACCCTCCCACTCTCTAAAAATGTATAAGTCGTACAATAATCATTGTACCAAAGTCACCCTGTGTGGATGTGTGAGCTGCGTCTGCATCTGGATCTACAAACAGAAGCGAACTTAAAATACTGCCTCTGTTACGGAATATGTACAGAATGACCCACGGCACTAACTGCAGTGAACGAGAAACAGTGAACTTACAGACATAacagagaaataaacaaaatacatttaattttttctccTCTAGATGGATAtcaagtttttgttttccttttggatATCAATTTTGAAACAGatttccttttttgggggggtgagaCTTTCTGAGACTGGATCCTGCCATCCACTGACATGATACTCACTGTATACCATAGGCTAACTTCAAATTCATGGCAATCCCCCTGCTtaagccttctgagtgctggggcaTTACAGGTACCAGCACACTTagctaacttttttttaaagacttatttattttatatatatgagtacactgtagctatcttcagacctaccagaagagggcattgtatcccattacggatggttgtgagccaccatgtgggtactgggaattgatctcaggacttctggaagagcagtcagtgctcttaaccactgagccatcgctccagccctttAGCTAatgtttttgtttacttatttttgagactgaatctcactctgtagatccctggctggcctggaactcaagagatctacctgcgTCTGTTTATGGGTGGCTGGGATCAAAAGCAGAAGGcagcaggcatgtgccaccatgtcagtcaacagtttatttttaaagcatcacCTTATGTTTgtaactaaaacaaatgaaaacacaaagacaaaattaacttttcttaaaatgttttctatacTGAAACAAAATGTTGGAATTGCTCACAATCATGGTTGACAAGTGCTGCCAAATGTGCATGCCCTCGAGGATGTGGGATTGCCCTGAAAGGAGGAAAAGACAAACATGTAACTCAGAGAAGGTCAACCCTCCCTGTGACATTCAGCAGCTTGTACTACCACGTAAGAGCAGTACATCTAGCCTGCAGCCAGCGAAGCCATCTCAGCAGTGCAGTGAGCTGAGGGCTGCAAAAAGCCAAACGGGAAACATGTTAAGTATTTATGAGCCAAGATGAAAGAAACCGAGGCTATTAAGTTATATAATGAGAACACCATTTCATAAACAATTATCAGTGAATCACAAAACCCAATAAATGTGATTATTTTGTAGCTCCCACTTTCCAGGGCAACTGCTCACTGAGATTTAAAGTTGGTGTTCCTAATTTCAAAAATGATCTTAAATGTGTCTGGTAATGGCCTAAAGTAACGTTTACATTTCCTCTCTGAAAACACAATTCTGTAAGCAAGAGCCCATTCGGTCCCTTAAAGACATCTCGAGAATATGATTCGAGTCTTTACTCCCAACTTAATGTACAATTTCCTAAACTGAACAATTAAATTGATGTTTAACCTGCCTTTGTACTTGCCCCGGTGTCTGACAACTGGGGTCCACAGTCTGAGCTGAGATGTGGCACTGGAGGCCTTGATTCCTGGACAACTTCCACTTCCATCACTGACACCAAAGGCTGCTGGAGCCACTCAGAGCCACTACCATCACATGTTCCCAAAGCAACGCTCCCACAACACTAGTTTACTACAGAAATACTATTTTCCCTGATAATCTTAGGTTAAATTTATTAAGAAACATTCTATCAAGTGTTCacaaaacttaaaatttaaagcaCTGTGCaagaaacaacaatgaaaactaTAACAATGCTTTATGACTACAGCCACCAGCAGCTTGCAGAGGCCAAactggaatgctgggattttaCTTTTAACGAAAGTCAAAGACAACAGTAAGTCCACAAGAGAAACCAAAATGACTGCTAGTTGACGAGACATTTTGGCAGACATCACTTTAGGCTGTGGAATCTGAGGTCTCCACTTCTTTAAAACCAATCTTCCCTCTATTTAACTACTTACAGATTCTTCAAATCTACCAACAACGTGCAGTACCAGCGACAACTATGTGTTCACCAGGACGTCAGGAAGCCCAGTCAGACACTTCTGttgctttttaaagaatatatttgagGGCCGGAGATATGGCTCAAAGgtaaagagcactgtctgctctttcagaggttctgagttcaattcccagcgaccacatggtggctcacaaccatatataatgagatctggtgccctcttctggcctgcaagcatacatgtaagcaataataaatctttaaaaaaaaaaaagaatacatttgaTTAACCTGTaatgtttctatgtgtgtgccttatgtaggtatatgtatgtgagtgcagtaCCAGTGGAGGCCAGGAAGAGGGTGTCAaacaccctggagctggagttaagagGAGTTGCCTGTGTAGGTACAGGGAAAGGAACTCAGagcctctgtgagagcagcaggtAGCACTCTTTCTCACTGAGCCATGTGTCCTGCCTTCCTGACTGGCTACTGGACAATGGACTCGCTGTCCTCGGTTGTTGGAGCACTTTCTCACTGAATAGTCAGCCCGAAGCCAATCTGCTCTCAACAATTTCCCCAGCTGCTTCAATCAAACACACTTTAACTTAAGAACAAAAGCTTTCTTGGCTCACCAGTGAAATATGCAGAAACCTGATTGTAACTTCACTTTCACCTAAAAATTTTACTAGACATTTTACTTTAAACTTCTCATTTCCTGACCACTCCTTTTCTAGACTTGGGACTATTTTGATGAATGCCCGGCTAGTCTACTAGGATCAACAAATGCTGTACTCCATGCAGTCAGGACATAGTTACAATACTCTGTAGCCAAGTTGGgggataatttaaaaatatgacacCTAGAGCCTGTATCTCTAGAGGGCTCTGCATGCACAGCTATGTACAGCTGCATGCACATTGCATGCACAGCTACGTAGCTGTCCTGTGGTGCACCAGGCAACAGCACCAAGCGATGAGACCATATGGAGCCTCAAGTCTACTGCTCCATTCTCAACATGACACTGTAATGCAAAAGCAGTCCTATAAAATAAGTGTGGCTACCTTTCCATAAAACATCATCCTTCTGGAAGTAAGggattgtgatggtttgtgtatgattggcctagggagtggcactattaggaagtgtgaccttgttggaataggtgtgtcattgtgggtgtgggcttaagaccctcatcctagctgcctggaagtcagcctTCTCTTAGAGGCctgcagataaagatgtagacccctcagctcctcctgtaccatgcctgcctggacactgccgaGCTCTTgctttgatgatactggactgagcttctgaacctgtaaggcagacccaattaaatgttcttataagagttgccttggtcggggctggggatttagctcagtggtagagcgcttacctaggaagcgcaaggccctgggttcggtccccagctccgaaaaaaagaaccaaaaaaaaaaaaaaaaaaaaaaaaaaagagttgccttggtcatggtgtctgttcacagaaataaaaccctaagataaggaatgagacaggatctcaccgtgtaactctggctgtgctggaacatactatgaagaccaggctccacctgcccctgcccctgcccctgcccctgcccctgcccctgcccctgcccctgcccctgcccctgcccctgcccctgcccctgcccctgcccctgcccctgcccctgagaCTATTAAGTGCAAATCTGAACTCCATGTATCTCAGGTATTACACTGTTTATCTCTTATTAATAGGCCATGCAGAAAAAGGTAGGAGGCTGCATCTGGAATCCAAGCTGTCATATGCTTACTTGTGATGATGCTTTGCTCTCTCCCAAGTTTAAtctgtttttcattcttttaatacTACTAAGAAAACAACTTTCCTTTCCTGCTCCTGATTTAAAAATATACCTAAGACATCACCAGGAAGACTTACATACACTATTCTTATTTATGTTTTACCCAGTTAGTAATTTTAGCAACTAGATACTGACAATAAAAATTCTCCACATGGAGCACACCTCTCCTGATTAGTAATAATGTCATTGTCAAGTTCTAGTGTGCCCCAAATGGTCTTAACTTGCTACCAACTACAGCATGATATCTGACTTCAACAGTCTCTCACAGCCCAGGCTTTTTAATTACCCTTGTTAGGAAACACAAACTGAAATGTTATTGATTAGCAGCATAAGCAAGCACCTACCTTCAAGACCACAAATGTTAAAAATCGACTGCAGTCACTCCAGTACAGACACTTGTTAAAAATGCTTCAATTTTCCTGTCTATTTCCTGACATACTATCTGACCCATCAGATGGGACCCAGCAATGGAAGGAGAGTAGCTCTGAACTACTCTCAAGGGAAACATGAAGTCCAGGCCATAATACAGAAACTCACAGGGTGCTCCCTTTTGGAGTAGGGCACTGCCTACATGTAAAGCTGTATTGAGCCCTCCCACTCAGGTGCTCCCTCTATGGTGCCAAGGTCTCAACATCCCCAGGACCATGCTGCAAGCAGGTAAACGTGCACTGACCAGTGGCCAAACAACAAAGTTTGAACTTGCAGGAAAGAAGCACAACAAAGGAACAATTAAGTTTGAGCTGTTCATAATAAGCAATAAAGTCTTTCCTGATAAAAATCTAATGTTCTCTCTACATAAATAAAAAGGCAAAGCTAAACTTTGAGCAGCAGTTTTTCTCTGGTATGCTTTCCTTTACTTTATACACTCCCAACTCCCCACACAGTTCCAAGGTTTCCTCATGAAGCCTCTGCTGACTTGCAGATTACACAACTTTCTTATCAGCTATAAACCGCCTTCAGAGCTTCAATACAACTATAATTAAGTAATAACTAATACATTTACTAGTCAAAGTTTGAATTTTCTTGCAAGGTTTCAGCACTGAGGAAGAGTAAAGGCTTCTCTCTTTCTTCACTGTTTGGTCCTGAAGATCCAGGCCAATCTTCTACACAAAGCAAATATTCTAACAATAGTTTGCATAGTGAAGAACTCATCAGCTCTCCAAGGAAGGAGGAAGCTAGGGAGGGGATGTTTATCCATGGGGAAATCTACCAAGAAAATTTTGTGATCGTTTCTATGCTAGATGATACGCAGGAAGTAAGTGACAATTTCCCTGAGCTTGTACCTAAATTACTTCACTCTAGACATTagtttcttctgatttttttctacaaTTACTCAAGGAATGCATTTGATGAGAACTACCAAAggtttaagacaaaacaaactcaCAAAGCTAAGGATAGGCTCTCTGTTAGTAAATAAAAGGTTTTAAATCCCATTTACTCTCAGACAACACCTTGAAGTGAGTCTCTGTGGTTGCCTATACACTACCTGGTCAAAAAAGGATGCAATTTTAGTCAAACTCCAACCCATTCTAAAGAACTTCAGGAAGTGAAAAGAACATACTTGCCCACAGTTATGTGAAAATTCCCTGCTACTTTATTGACATAGAGATGACCATGGATTCTGCACGCATCTGGAGTCAGTGATGAATCATCTTCCCTATAAAGCAAGACACGTTCAGATGTCTTAATGCATGTTGGATATTGTGACCATGTAGTAGCGTAAAATGGGCACACAGGAAAAAGAAGATTCCCTAAAGACAAACTTTTAGCTAATGTCTTAAATGTCAGCATTAGAGCAGTGGCTTAAATCTACTTAAGGTTGCTATACAGCCACTACAGTTACATAAATAGATATCATTATGTATCTTCAAGTCTACTCAAAGGACTAGGTCGAGTGCAGAAGAACTATGAAAATCAGAGAGTCCAACAGCAACATACTTCCCCCATGTATTTCTGGTACTGTGGTGCAGGCTGGCTGAAAATGACACTGAGATAAGGAAAAGGCACATGATCCGCTTGCACACTGGTGTTTTCTAAGCCCATAAAAAGCTGTCGtatgtttttatttgaaaaaccACTTTCACTACAACAATTCTTGTTACCTGAtacaacagtaaaaataaattcttaaccAAAATGTATAGAGCCTCACAATTTGTCCTTAAAACACAGTAGAATTCCTATGGAgatgcatcacacacacagcaGTAAAGGAGCTTGACGAGAAGCTCAACACCATCAGCATCTTCAACACATAAAACACATTCTTTAAGAAAGAGCAGCAGAGCAATACTTCAACCGTAAAATGGAAGCTCCTGTCTCACCTTGGTGGCAGTGCAGTTGATGAACTTTTAAACGCACTTTTGAAGATCACGTCTTGAAGGGAATGCTCTTCTTGCAGCCTACTCTGAATCAACTGCAGCATCCTAAATGTGACAAAACAGTAAAATACACACCGAGCCACAACGTGCTCAACTACAACAAAGCTTCTGACTCAGACCAACCATGCACTTACTACAGGATTATATTCCAGAACAGAGCTGACTTTTCCCAGGAAAAGCGATATAAATGGCTAGCAGTTTAATGGACAGAGGCACCAAAAGACAGCCTTTGCTCTGCTGAATGTCTACCCTCACCTTTCACACCCAAGTACAAAACGTTTACTCCTGTCAAGCACTCAGGCGAGTGCTGTATTATGAAGAACAGACTAAATGCAGGCCAAGCAGCAGTGTACTGAGCTGGAGGCTACAGATCACTGAGATACAATCTCAAGGCTCGTCACAAACTAGGTCATGGCACATCAGCTAATGCCTTCTTTCCAAAAGGACTATTCTAAGCAAAATATTATGGTCATTATATAACTTTTAAAGCAGAATCAACAGATTCTAGAAACCCAagatgcatttaaaaataatgcccaaagggctgaagagatggttcagtggttaagaccattgGTTATTCTTCCAGAAGGCCTGGATTCAGTTTCCAACGCCCATGTGGTGGCAACCAACCTTCTTGCCTCTCAGAGCACCAAATACAcaggtggtgcacagacatatatgcggcaaagcatgcatacacagcagactgaagaaatggctaaaTGGTTAAAAGTACTTCTTGTTCCAgcagaggtcccaggtttgattcccagcacccacttggtgatGTTCAAAACtgttcataactccagttctaggacatACGTGGTACCCAGACATAGActcaagcaaaacactcatacatataaaagaaataaatctaaaacttaaaaaattttCAAgcatatacagagaaaaaaataaaccttaaaaatgaaaaatagaagcAATGTTTAGACTCATTTCCTGTAACACCATCTTAAATAATTAACTCTCAAGTCATAACTGAGCAAGCACAAACACTGCACACAGTGGGGAGcatgaacagagacacagagcatAAACACTGCACACAGTGGGGAGCATGAACGGACACAGAGAAATTTTACGGCAGTGAAAACTGTTTTGCTCTTGATGGTACAATGGTGACTATGACCTTACACCACTGTTTGCTCAGCAGTGACCTCTAGACCCTGGGTAACTTTGGGTCCGTGCACTCACTGACTATGATAACAAAGCCACTTTGGTACTTGATGCTGATAAGGGGAAGAGACATGGGAACTCTAGTATCCACTCACCTTTGCTGTGAACTTAAAACTACTCTAAAAAATATTAAACttgaaagtagaaaagaaaaacttaacaCATAATATATGATcttaaaaaacacaaatattaatCTTACAATGCACCATATGTCATCACAATGGTAAAAGTAATGTATAGATatagaaatgagagaaaatatttatgCACTATCCATCTAGAATACTGGGTTAACAGGCCTGTTTTGTTAAATTACaaatcaaatttatacaataaattTAGTTTGAAATAAACTTTAAATCTAGAAAGAGAAAGCAGACATCCCACAAAGCTTTGTGTCTAGGGTTTGTAAAGAAAGAGATTGAGATCCTAATTATTTAATGAAGTTTACCACCTGGGAGCCAATTCTAAAAGGTAAGGAACATTCTAGTATTCAGTGGCAGGAAGTGGCAGGCAGGGCCATGCAGATCTTCACACGAGAGCACCCATTTAGAAGCAGAACACAAGTAAGAAGCAGCTAGAAAGCAGATCTCATCTCCAGACATTTACATCTAAAGACAAAATATTTGGAGCTCAgaacaacagaaactaaaagcGCCCATGTTTTATAAATCTTGTAGTTCAAGGTGAAGGGCAGAGGCTGAGGAAACTGCAAGACACCTGCTTTGAACACACCAACCAATACCAAGTGTGAATGCTGTATGAGGTATGCAGAAAGCCCACAATAAGATGGACTCCTCACTCTTAATAGAAGCAGTTTGTTCTCACACACCACTACTCCTCAATACTGAgattcagttctcagtacccacatcaggGAGTTCATAACATAGCgtacacatataaacaaaaatcttaaaatgttaaaaaggaGTTAGTTCATGTTAGTACTTCTgggctgttttgttgttgctgttgctgttgctgctgctgctgttgttttgttttagctttttgagacaaagttttgcagtccaggctggctatGAACTATAGATCCTCCTGCCCAGTCTCTTGTAATTACTGGGGTTACAAGTGTACACCACAAACCTGACTCTCAGTTTATTATTTCTGGATGAAATGTACGTCATCTCTAGATAGAGCTTTCTAGTTAAAAGTGCTGGAAACCCAGAAAGCCCTAATTATTCACTGCATTTCTTCAACCATATTCAATTTCAAAATTAAGATTCTTCCAACCAGGAGAATtggtaattaaaagaaaaagactcaAGTAAACTAGGGATTAGAAAATAAAACGtctgatggggaaaaaaaaaccctatgtaAGTTTTTTGGTAATAATCTGAAATTAGGTAACCTCAAGTAGAAACCATATTTgtaaacaaaaaggagaaaagtaCTTAACAGAGAATCAGTTTATTACAAATGCAGGGACAGACCTACTTATACTCCAGACAATACCAAGAAAGTTACTGGAAACAAAAGGTTCACACAGAAACATGGAAGCTCCTAGGAAGTCCCCTGTCCTACTCACTACTCATTGGTTCCCAGGAGAAAGCTTTTCCTTTATGCTATCCAGGTCAAAATTAACTTTTTATTCTGAGACAGTTTCCATGTTTAATGCATGTCCTGGAACCTACTAATTAGCCTAGGAAGGTAAGCTTATGATCTTCTAGTTTGAGCTCCCAAATGCTcggattataggtgtgcatcgTCATACCAAATTCTAAGCAATGTTCATAGATACGTTCATAGTTACAGGTTCTTAAAaagtcaattaaaataaaaaaccctaAAATTTATTTGATTCCAAATATACTTCAGAAAAGATTATGTATGACTTTCCTAAGATCTGATAGTTTTTCAAGTCATACGGATTATTTATATATGAGAACATTTAACATATGCATATCTTCCGGTCGACAAAGGTGGTGtagatttctatttattttatgtatagcattctgcctgcatatgtggtTGCAGGCccgaagagggcaccagatctcattacagatggttgtgagccaccatgtggttactgggaattgaactcaggacctctggaagagcagtcagtgctcttaaccgctgagccatctctccagccccgtggtGTAGATTTCTATGGTGAGGACTGTTCACACTTTACCTCTGCCACTCTCTCTGCTGTGGTGAAAGGTCAAACAGTGCCTGTAACAGAAGAGAACACTGTCACGGCCACACGGGTCTCCCGGCTTTCATGTACCACAAGTGTAAATGTTTTTTCAAAACCATAAACTTACAGTACCACTAACAAGTACTCATGATTTAATCTTCAGTGATGTTTTATTCAAAGACAGCACAAAGAAGCTTCACTAATGATTAACTATTTTCTTATGAATAGTCACTGGCAAAGCTGACAGTCAATCAGAAGCTCAAAAACTGGTATTTCAAGAATTAAAATCACTCAAGCCCAACATTTTTGAAACTGAAACTGAACTAAAACTGAAAGGACCACACAGGGGTAAGTGGACAGATACGACACATCAAAAGCCATGAGACTCAAGCACCCACAACCTTTCTTCCTTATAGGAAAAGGTCACAAAACAAACCCACATGCCTTTGCcaaaaaagaaacatcaaaactttccctataaaatgaaaatgaaacccACAAAATTATTAATAGTAGAGAATAAAGGTCACAGGGAGAATACTCaattgataaagtgcttgctctgcaagcatgaaGAATGGACTCTGACCTGGGCAAAAACCCACACATGTAGTACATGTCTGTAAACCCACACATGTAGTACATGTCTGTAAACCCGCACATGTAGTACATGTCTGTAAACCAGCACTCAAGCTAACACACAGGTAGGTCCCTTAGACTCACTGGCCAACCTAATGGTTAAATTGCAGAACAATGAAAGAGATTCTTATCTTAAAAAATGTGGTAGACTGCACCTTTCCCAACACCACCAGAGGCTGACCTCAGGTCTCTACATGTACCCACATGTGTATCTAAATGAGTACATGCACATACGGGCTATGAAGAAGGACCAGAACCGAATATTCTGCAAACAGTATAAAATGCTGTGTCTCAGTGTCTATGGGAACTGTCTGCATCTGAATCTACAGATCATACTCTAACTTATGTAACAATCTCTGAACTTATATGTAACATAACACTATGTAAATCACCATAAAATAAACTTTGCAAGTGAAAAAACAGATCAGAACAGGGGATTAGAGTAGCAAtaataaattatgtatttttcGGTCAATATCCCTACCTTAGGAGTGCTTTCTGGTATGAGTATGAACTGTTCCCCTCAGGTTCCTAAGGTTAAAACCCAGGACCCCAGCTAATGGTGCACTGTGGAAGCCTACAGAAAGTTGAAGTAAAGCCACTAGGCTGGTAGGGACTTTGGGATATTGACCTTAGGTGTCTTGTCCTGGcctctttttgtctctttgtcaCCTGTCCACCATGGGATGGAAGTTTCCAAACATTCCAGTATCCATGATGTTCTGCCCAAGGAACCACAACCTGAACCCTCTGACACTATGAGCCAAGCAAAGAGCTCCGCCTCAGGCTGTCTCTGACAGCTACTTTGTCACAGACTCAAAAGTGATGAAAGCAGGGACTTATCAAAGACAAACATGTATTTCTGTGCTGTAAACTAAAGTTAATTCAGCAATCAAAACTAGTCCATGAGTTTTTCTTGTTTCAACCCAGTCAATGAATTTAGTTCTTCCTCCATCTTTAGTCCACAATCTGCAAGTTTGCTTAATGATAAGGAAACAAATTTAAAGATGAACAGGTAAGCCGCATGCTATGGTGCCAGTGGACCACCATGCTTATTCTGAAGCTGTGTTAGGGCTAGTTCTGGTCAGGTACCGTTGCAAGGGCATCTACCCTGTAACATGCCATGTGCTGAGTCAGCACATGATGAAGAGCTTGAGCTTCGTATGGACATTAGAAAATGTGAACACAATGAGCTTCCGTAAACTGCGATAAGAGAGCTACGTACAGAAGGCTCAGATGTGTCTACACTGAGGAAGATCGGAGAAAGAGAGTAGCACAGGTCGTGAAGAGCACATAGCATACACACTCTCCATTCTTATGGCAAACACAAAGAAGGGAGGGCCTGATGAAAGCAGGGACTTGAAATGTAACAGACACCAGAGGACGCACATCGCCAGCTGTGCTGATCTCAAGCTTCTGATATTAGAATTTTTTCCATCACAAATTTCTAGTTTGGACcatttttgaaatgaaaaaaaaaaatcagacaaaacTAAGAGCAAATGTCTAAAGTCTTTTCagcaaacatttaaaaaccaCATAAATCAAACTTACTGGTTCATAAGCCAGACCATCTGCAGAAGCAACCATGGTCTCTGCTAAATCCAGTACATCTGCTCCAACATCTGCATTAAAACAAAGTTTTTACACTTTGTACTCGAATCAAAACTATTACCTGCTACAAAACAGGGATgatgaaaagaaaactcaaaatatGTAATGTGACTTTCATTTGTTCAAAagttaaagcttttttttttttatgaagctTCTGTAGATAGTATTCCAagatttaaaaaagttttttctACTTTCTGTTCTGAAA is part of the Rattus norvegicus strain BN/NHsdMcwi chromosome 4, GRCr8, whole genome shotgun sequence genome and encodes:
- the Ergic2 gene encoding endoplasmic reticulum-Golgi intermediate compartment protein 2 isoform 2 (isoform 2 is encoded by transcript variant 2), whose protein sequence is MKCHYVGADVLDLAETMVASADGLAYEPALFDLSPQQREWQRMLQLIQSRLQEEHSLQDVIFKSAFKSSSTALPPREDDSSLTPDACRIHGHLYVNKVAGNFHITVGKAIPHPRGHAHLAALVNHDSYNFSHRIDHLSFGELVPGIINPLDGTEKIAVDHNQMFQYFITVVPTKLHTYKISADTHQFSVTERERIINHAAGSHGVSGIFMKYDLSSLMVTVTEEHMPFWQFFVRLCGIIGGIFSTTGMLHGIGKFIVEIICCRFRLGSYKPVHSVPFADGHTDNHLPLLENNTH